In the genome of Meiothermus sp. CFH 77666, one region contains:
- a CDS encoding cold shock domain-containing protein translates to MQGKVKWFSEEKGYGYIVADDGKEYYFNIRDIQGANLPRNGDVVSFESVQGKKGPKATSVSIVAKSQTPSNSRGNDDRATCTHCGKKMVPRIITYRGEPSKSVCPFCGGTYKDFGLCFIATAVYGDYHAPEVIALRRFRDETLQPSLVGRMFIAVYYLLSPPIAKFLSSKPFLAAAVRKILNVLARYYG, encoded by the coding sequence GTGCAAGGCAAGGTCAAATGGTTCTCTGAGGAAAAGGGGTATGGTTACATTGTGGCCGACGACGGAAAGGAATATTACTTTAATATCAGAGATATTCAGGGAGCGAATCTCCCGCGCAATGGTGATGTTGTCAGTTTTGAGTCCGTCCAAGGAAAAAAAGGGCCGAAGGCAACATCGGTTTCCATCGTGGCCAAATCTCAGACCCCCTCAAACAGCCGCGGCAATGATGACAGAGCCACTTGCACCCATTGCGGGAAAAAGATGGTGCCTCGAATCATAACTTACAGGGGTGAACCAAGTAAATCTGTTTGCCCATTTTGCGGTGGCACCTACAAAGATTTTGGTTTGTGCTTTATCGCCACTGCCGTTTATGGTGACTATCACGCCCCTGAGGTTATCGCACTCAGGCGCTTCCGAGATGAAACCCTCCAGCCCTCTCTCGTTGGCCGCATGTTCATCGCTGTGTACTATCTGCTTTCTCCTCCCATTGCGAAATTTCTTAGCTCAAAACCTTTTTTAGCTGCTGCTGTCAGGAAAATTCTGAATGTGCTGGCACGCTACTACGGCTAA
- a CDS encoding tRNA (adenine-N1)-methyltransferase codes for MTYGDWALLQDRRGRTYLFRLQAGGRFNYHRGSLDHEAIVQAGPGARIATPQGEQFTIHRPTLEDYVLHMPREATPTYPKDAATLCFLLDLAPGMRVLEAGSGSGGLTLYLARAVGPAGQVWSYETRPKHQARARRNLHEFEDWGNVTWLEADLAQAQLPPGTFDGVALDLMEPWTVLPAVTPALKPDRFLACYLPNLTQVVALLEYLQAQRLPYLVERTLEVLHREWDVRPPIAHPKFQQVGHTAFLVQLRRVGGA; via the coding sequence ATGACCTACGGCGACTGGGCGCTCCTGCAAGACCGGCGGGGCCGCACCTACCTGTTCCGTTTGCAGGCGGGGGGCCGCTTCAACTACCACCGGGGCTCCCTGGATCACGAGGCCATTGTGCAGGCGGGCCCCGGCGCCCGGATCGCCACCCCGCAGGGCGAGCAGTTCACCATCCACCGCCCCACCCTGGAAGACTACGTACTGCACATGCCTCGCGAGGCCACCCCCACCTACCCCAAGGACGCCGCCACCCTCTGCTTTCTGCTCGACCTGGCCCCCGGCATGCGGGTGCTGGAAGCCGGTTCGGGCTCCGGGGGCCTGACCCTGTACCTGGCGCGGGCCGTAGGGCCTGCGGGCCAGGTGTGGAGCTACGAGACCCGCCCCAAACACCAGGCCCGGGCCCGGCGCAACCTGCACGAGTTTGAAGACTGGGGCAACGTGACCTGGCTCGAGGCCGACCTGGCCCAGGCCCAGCTACCCCCCGGCACCTTCGACGGCGTGGCGCTGGATCTGATGGAACCCTGGACAGTCCTCCCCGCCGTGACCCCGGCCCTCAAGCCCGACCGCTTTCTGGCCTGCTACCTGCCCAACCTGACCCAGGTGGTAGCGCTGCTCGAGTACCTCCAGGCCCAGCGCCTCCCCTACCTGGTGGAGCGCACCCTGGAAGTGCTGCACCGCGAGTGGGACGTGCGCCCCCCCATTGCCCACCCCAAGTTTCAGCAGGTGGGGCATACGGCGTTTTTGGTGCAGCTTAGGCGGGTTGGGGGGGCCTAA
- a CDS encoding ATP-binding protein: MPLKHQLAWVIGLLAFIPNLVIVLTFWASVRGQPLETSLFLLGWVLVLALIAAGVGYVLANTLLRPMDELTRSLYYLRGAGRTLAELSLPSPQHRPPAEIRQLREGFEDMLEHLRELLEAREATYAALTHDLKTPLLASLRALEYLEEADKIGPEKRKEMLRNLQEELNRSYLLVENLLTASRLEAQRIQPENLNLRSILEDFRLRYTQQAQKRGLQLEIEGAGQARAERLLLERAVANLTENALRHARSRVVLRAGDGWLEVEDDGPGLPDSLEALSQPFRSQRLRGVRAGSAGLGLYVARRVAEVHGGRLENLALRGQGTRLRLWMQ; this comes from the coding sequence ATGCCGCTCAAGCATCAACTGGCCTGGGTGATTGGTTTGCTGGCTTTTATTCCCAACCTGGTCATTGTGCTCACCTTCTGGGCCTCGGTTCGAGGGCAACCCCTGGAAACCTCGCTTTTTTTGCTGGGGTGGGTGCTGGTGCTGGCGCTGATTGCTGCTGGCGTAGGCTACGTCCTGGCCAATACGCTCCTGCGCCCCATGGACGAGCTGACCCGCAGCCTGTACTACCTGCGCGGGGCGGGCCGCACCCTGGCCGAGCTTTCGCTGCCTTCGCCGCAACATCGGCCACCGGCTGAGATACGGCAACTGCGCGAGGGCTTCGAGGACATGCTTGAGCACCTGCGTGAGCTGCTGGAAGCCCGCGAGGCCACCTACGCGGCCCTGACCCACGACCTCAAGACCCCCCTGCTGGCCAGCCTGCGGGCGCTGGAATACCTGGAAGAGGCCGACAAAATCGGGCCGGAAAAGCGTAAGGAAATGCTGCGGAACTTGCAAGAAGAACTGAACCGCAGCTACCTGCTGGTCGAGAATCTGCTTACCGCCAGCCGCCTCGAGGCTCAGCGCATCCAGCCGGAAAACCTCAACCTGCGCTCGATTCTGGAGGACTTTCGCCTGCGCTACACCCAGCAGGCCCAAAAGCGGGGCCTGCAACTGGAGATTGAAGGGGCCGGACAGGCCCGCGCCGAACGGCTCTTGCTCGAGCGGGCCGTGGCCAACCTGACCGAGAATGCCCTGCGCCACGCCCGAAGCCGGGTGGTGCTCAGGGCGGGGGACGGCTGGCTCGAGGTCGAAGACGATGGACCGGGCCTGCCCGATAGTCTGGAAGCCCTCTCCCAGCCCTTTCGCAGCCAGCGCCTGCGGGGGGTGCGGGCGGGCAGCGCGGGGTTGGGGCTGTATGTGGCCCGGCGGGTAGCCGAGGTGCATGGCGGGCGTTTGGAAAACCTGGCTTTACGGGGCCAGGGCACCCGGTTGCGCCTTTGGATGCAATAA
- a CDS encoding GspH/FimT family pseudopilin, which produces MRKSHRSRLRTGGFTLIEGIIVFAVMAILFSVGLVGFRGFSNPLENQYAELISLVRMARIKAMQNTAAYRLNASGSTISVQRASNCNATVWSTDTSIGRDLGGGIRGLQLGEGVTMSPTTWVICFNSRGTLGSNSNLSLTLSRAGQTRSMQVLLGGGVVKQ; this is translated from the coding sequence ATGCGGAAAAGTCATCGGTCGCGTCTGAGGACAGGGGGTTTTACCCTCATCGAAGGCATCATCGTTTTTGCAGTTATGGCGATACTGTTCTCGGTTGGATTGGTGGGTTTTCGCGGTTTTTCCAATCCACTTGAGAACCAGTATGCCGAGCTCATCTCCCTTGTTCGCATGGCTCGAATAAAGGCCATGCAGAATACGGCTGCTTATCGGTTGAATGCCAGTGGCAGTACCATCTCGGTGCAGAGGGCCAGCAACTGCAACGCTACCGTCTGGAGCACAGATACCAGCATCGGGCGGGATCTGGGTGGGGGGATTCGAGGCTTACAGCTCGGTGAGGGTGTGACTATGAGCCCTACTACCTGGGTCATCTGCTTTAACAGCCGTGGAACCCTGGGCTCTAACAGCAATCTTTCGCTTACCTTGAGCCGTGCAGGGCAAACCCGCTCAATGCAGGTGCTACTGGGGGGAGGAGTGGTGAAGCAATGA
- a CDS encoding prepilin-type N-terminal cleavage/methylation domain-containing protein, which yields MSKPSAFSLIEALVALAILAILLAFVIPSFVGFLQSNTDNEIRNQAAIVAQQQMDFWRQQAKGATGASIPLSGTSPTQTVTQGGRSYSVVTAFCPDASQCSSDKRQLRVEVRLGTRLVYSLEAVYVIFN from the coding sequence ATGAGCAAGCCCTCCGCTTTTTCTTTAATTGAAGCGCTGGTGGCCCTTGCAATTCTGGCCATCCTGCTGGCATTTGTAATACCCAGCTTTGTGGGTTTTTTGCAGTCCAACACCGATAACGAAATTCGCAACCAGGCGGCCATTGTTGCGCAGCAACAGATGGACTTCTGGCGACAGCAAGCCAAAGGAGCGACTGGCGCCAGTATTCCGCTCTCGGGTACTAGCCCCACTCAGACTGTAACTCAAGGGGGGCGAAGCTACTCGGTTGTCACGGCCTTCTGCCCTGATGCAAGCCAATGCTCCAGCGACAAGCGACAGCTCAGGGTGGAGGTTCGGCTAGGCACAAGACTGGTCTACAGCCTGGAGGCGGTTTATGTTATCTTCAACTAG